tcaagtccagcttgggcagcaacgcaagaccccaactctaaaaaatagaaaaatcttaagcaaccttttttttttttttttttgagatagagtcttgctctgtgcagtggcacaatcttggcttactgccacctctgcctcccgggttcaagtgattctcctgcctcagccttctgaatagctgggattacagatgcctgccaccacgcccagctaatttttgtattttttagtagagatggggtttcgccatgttggccaggctggtctcaaactcctgacctcaggtgatctgcccgccttggcctcccagagtgctgggattacagacatgagccaccacaccagacctCTTAAGCAGCTTTAAAAGGGAAAAGGGAGTCTAACAAACATTAAATAATTGAGATTTTATATCATTCCAAATTCACAACTAAAATTAATCATTATGTGTACACAGTATTTTACATGATTATCCTTAATGTGCATATACAACTTGgctttcatattctttttattctttttaaaatttttattttcatttgacagAGAGGAGTGTcttactgtgttggccagtctggtctcaaagtcctggcctcaagcgatcctcctgcctcagcctcccaaagtggtgggttTACAGATGTGCTTTCATATTCTTTAAGTGACTTTATATGGAAAAACTAgttcaaatattattattttagtggttAATAACATTCTGTTCTGTTGACATCATTTGTTTAGCTATAGGGAATTACTTGTGTGATATTGTGATTTATAATAGGAAATATTTGGTCTTCTTGCTCTTTGCTGGCACACAATTCCTAAAGCCCTTGGAATCTCCAAGGTGTCTTTTTGTATTCTAATGAGATGACAAGTGGTTGGGAGCTCCTGGATagcctcaggatgggggctggttacCAAGGCAACCAACCATATGATCAGAGGGTTGGAACTTTTATTCCTACCACCTTACCTCCAGGTAGGGGACAGCAGGTGAAGGTTGAGTTTATCACCAATGGCCagtggtttaatcaatcatgtcTATATAATGACGCCTTCATCAAAACCCAAAAGGACCTGATTGAGGAGTTTCCAAATAGCTGAACACATGGTGATTCCTGTAGGGTGGTGCACCTGGAGAGGGTGTGGAAACTCCACGCCTTTTCCCATATAACTTACCCCATGCATCTCTTCTATTTGgctgttcatcttttttttttttttttttttttttttaatttttgttctttttttgtctttttaaaaaatttttattatttttatttggctattcatctatatcctttgtaatatcctttataataaacagtAAATGTGAGTAAAGTATTTCTCTGACTTCTGTGAGGTGCTCTAGCAAATTAAACCAAAGGAGAGGGTAGAGTGGGGaccctgatttatagccagtttGTCAGAAGCACAGACCATAACCTAGGGCTTGAGATTGGCATCTGAAGTAGgtgcagtcttgtgggactgagcctttAATCTGTGGGACCTGACACTAtatccaggtagatagtgtcacaGTTGAACTGAATGGAATTAGGGGACACCCAGTTGATGTCCTCTGCAGAATTGCTTGGTTGGTGTATGGGGAAATACCCCTCCACATCTGTTTTTAGAAGTGTTGAGTGGTGagtgaaaggaggaaaaagtagatttttttcctatatctcAGAGAgcttatttccatttttcctacTAGCTGTGTTTAAGTGCCCTTGGTCTGGCCAGTGTCTATGGCTGCACTTGCTTTTAAGGAATACGTGGGAGGTGGCACACAAGCAGAAGCAAATGTATTCTTACAGAAGCTTCTGCATCAGTTCTCTGTTTCGTCTTTTACCCGTTTTACCTGGGTACACCGAACCACATGGGACCCCTTAATCAGGTGTCCTTCCATGTTTTCCATTTCCTGGTCCGTGCTGTCGTCCTCTACATTTTGGATTTCATGATAGAGGCAAGAGTGAGCCACAGAGGAAGAGAGCCTTGACTGCTACCAAGAGAAGTTGTTAGCCTTCCTCTTGAGATGGGGTGCAGTCCCATTGTGACATTCTGTCTTTGAGGGGTGAAGAGAGCACTTATCTGAGGTTAGGGGGCATGAAATAGGGAGCGTACTTGGTCTGAAGTTGGGATGAGCAACTGTATAAAATTCACTTCACTTCtttttgggttatttccactggGGAGACAGAATTGCTAGCCCAAAAGAAATCAAGTTTTATGGTGTATATGTTGCTAGTTTGTTTTccataaaaaatagttttataatatcAGCAACATGTGAGTGTAACCTAATTGGCCACAATCCTTTGAAACCATCAAAAcactattttgtattattttttgctgGTATAACGTGTATAATATTACTTCAGTTTCCTTaagtaattcttttaaatttttagcttTATTCACTAGCATACATTTCATGcatttaaatgtacaattcagtgaatTTTGGAATACTCACAGAGCTTTGCAACTGTCAcctcagttttttaattttttatttaaaaacaaatttattgacaaataaaaattgttgccaggcatggtggctcacgcctgtaatcccagcactttgggaggccaaggccagcagatcaacgaggtcaggagttcgagaccagcctggccaatatggcgaaactccgtctctactaaaaatacaaaaattagccgggtgtggtggtgcgtgcctgtagtcccagctatgcgggaggctgaggcagaataatcgcttgaacccaggaagtggaggttgcactgagcccagatcataccactacactccagcctgggtgacagagactccatctcaaaaaaaaaaaaaattttttttatggtgtacaacatgatgttttgaaatgtttacaggccaggcgtggtggctcatgccagtaatcccagcactttgagaggctgcggGCAGTACacgtgaggttgggagttcgagaccagcctgaccaacatggagaaaccacatctctactaaaaatacaaaagtagccaggcatgttggcacatgcctctaatcccagctactcgggaggctgaggcaggagaatcgcttgaacccaggaggcagaggttgcagtgagcctagatcgcgtcattgtactccagcctgggcaaagagagcgaaactccatgtcaaaaaaaagaaaaagaaaaaagaaatatgtttatattgtGCAGTGGCTATATCATGCTAACATGCTAATTAACATGGATTATATCACATACTTAttgtttgtggtgagaacacttagaATCTACCCTTAtggcaagtttctttttttcttttcttttcttttttttttttgagacggagtttcgctcttgttgcccaggctggatggagtacagtggtgcaatcttggctcactgcaacctccacctcccgagttcaattgattctcctgcctcagcctcctgagtagctgggattacaggcacccgccatcatgcctggctaatttttgtatttttgcagagatggggtttcaccatgttggccaggctgttcttgaactcctgacctcaagtgatctgcccgcctcagcctcccaaagtgctaggattataggcctgagccaccgttcccagccagtgacaattttcaagtatacaatacattgttagccactgttcccagccagtggcaattttcaagtatataatacattgttattaactatagtcactatgttgtttcaggtcttatgtttaagtcttgaatgtattttgagttgatttttatgtattgtgtGCAATATATTACTCATTATATGCTTTTAGTCATTGGGTAAATTAGTAGAGTGGTTTGACATTATTGGATAAAATtatcttaatgttttcttttttcagcgTTGTAGAATGAATGAAGACACTGGCACTGATTATATAACACCTTGGCAGCTATCTCAAGTCGTTGATGGAGGAGGTATTGGAATTATAGaagaaagcaaacacacaaatttGACTAAAGGCGATTTTGTGACTTCTTTCTATTGGCCCTGGCAAACCAAGGTTATTCTGGATGGAAATAGCCTTGAAAAGgtgatatatatatgaacatatctgattttttttccccgtATAATTCTTACTTTGTGCATTTGATATTCAGTTGTGTTTGTaatcagggaaaaataaaagcatatattttcttttagctaGCTGCCAAAATGTGGAAAGCCTTTGTTCCTTTTCCACTGTTAGCTGTGTAGGGAAGTTTAAATTGTCCTTCTGAAGGTTTGATAATTGAGCCTGCTAAAATAAACTGACAATaaacagattaacaggagaaaaaccaTTTTAATTCATGTATGTGCACTGGAGCCTCACAGAAGAATAGGAGACTCAAAGGAGGGACCAGATGGTTGAAGGTgttctttatttgtttctttgcttgtttgtttgttttagagatgggttgtcactgtgttgccccggctggtctcaaactcctaggctcaagcaatcctcccacctcagcctcccaaagtgctgagattacaggtgtgagcttgaAGTTTTTATAGCTAAAGGAATGGGGCTTGAGGTTTTTGGGGGAAATGGCAAcaaaaagggaaaggggaggaattGCATGGTAAACAAAGGTTATCTTATTGTAGATAAAGTCTCTCAGGTAATAAAAGTTGTTTCAGAGCAGCTGCCAAAAGAATAGGTAATAGCCTGACTGGGTCTGctaatgactttatttatttagagacggcgtctcactctgtcacccaggctggagtgatcttggctcactgcaacctctgcctcctgggttcaagtgatcttcccacctcagtctcccgagtagctgggattataggtgtgcaccaccacgcccagctaattttttttatttttagtagagatggggttttgccatgttggccaggctgttctcaaactcctgacctcaagtgatctgtctgtcttggtctcccaaagtgctgggattacaggcgtgagtcactgcacccagccatttttatTAAACTTGTTGTAGAAACAagagtcttaccatgttgcccaggctggtcttgaactcctggcctcaaccgatcctcccgcctcagccccacaaagtgctgggattacaggtgtgaaccactgtgcccagccttaatggTACATTTTAAGCATTAGTAATGAGAACTGTTGgagtttgagttgatttttttttttttcaagacagagtcttgctctgttgcccaggctggagcgcagtggcgcgatctcggctcacttcaacctctgccacctgggttcaagcgattctcctgcctcagccacctgggtagctgggattacaggcgtctaccaccatggctggctaatttttgtatttttagtagagatgggatttcagcatcttggccagggtggtgttgaatgcctgacctcatgatccacccgccttggcctcccaaagtgctgggattacaggcgtgagccactgtacccggcctgagTTGATATTTATAGGTACATGTTTATGTTGGAATTGCTCAGAGACTTAAAGATCTTCCATTGTTGCCAAGTATTTTTCTGTTaagcacttcctttttttttttttttcccatacttGGGGCATTAACAAGAAAGAATATTTTGTCTCTTAcatgggaaattttttaaaagtttctttttttttttttttttttgagatggagtcttgctttgtcgcccaggctggagtgcagtggcacaatcttggctcactgcaacctccacctcccaggttcaaacaattctctgcctcagccttctgagtagctgggttttgggcacccaccaccacacctggctaattttttgtatttttagtagagacggggtttcaccattttggccaggctggtcttgaactcctgaccacatgatccacccacctcagcctccttaagtactgggattacaggcgtgagccaccgcacccggccttaaagTTTCTTTAATATAAAGAGAAGTAATATTGTTTTTTACTCTTTACAAATAAAGTATAGAATTTTAGCAAGACTGATGAATGGTTTACTCTTCTATAAACCATATTGGGTTATTTATTATACTGATGGACTGCCATAACAGAGTACTACAggctgggtggtttaaacaacagaaatttattttctcacagttctggaagctaaaagtccaagatcagagtTCTGGAaaatttggtttctggtgaggccccTCCTCCTGgattgcagatggctgccttcttgctgtgtcctcaggcAGTCTTTCCTCTGTGGGTGTGCAGAGAGATAGatcttgtttcttcttcttctaaggacataagtccttttttttttttttttgagatgaagtctaactctgtcgcccaggctggagtgcagtggcatgatctcagctcactgcaacctcctgggttcaagcgattctcctgcctcagcctcctgagtagctgggattacaggcgcatgccaccatgccttgctaattttttgtatttttagtagagatggggtttcgccatgttggctaggctggtctcgaactcctggtctcaggtgatccgcctgcctcggtctcccaaagtgctgggattacagatgtgagccactgtgcccggcctggacaCAAGTCTTGTTGGACTAGGACCCCACCTTTATGTCCTCATTCAATCCTAAATGTCTCCTTTAAGTgcctatctccaaataaagtcacactgGGGCTTAGGGCTTTACTATATAAATGTTGTGGGGAcgcaattcagtccataacacgtTGTCTCTACTTTGTTGTCTCAAAACAGGAATTCCTAGTATTTTTAAagggtatatattttattttaggtagaCCCACAACTTGTGGATGGACACCTTTCATATTTTCTTGGAGCTATAGGTATGCCTGGTTTGACTTCCTTGATTGGGATACAGGAAAAAGGTCATATAACTGCTGGATCTAATAAGACAATGGTTGTCAGTGGGGCCGCAGGTGCCTGTGGATCTGTGGCTGGGCAGGTaaactttctgagaattattTGATTTTCTGATTATTTGACGATTGTTATAATTCTTAATTGAAATTCCGGATATATGTataccattaaaaatataaaattggataaattttttttttcttttttgagacagagtctccaggctggagtgcagtggcgcaatcttggctcactgcaacctccgcctcctgggttcaagagattctcatgccttagcctctagagtagctgggactacaggtgtgtgccaccacacctggctaatttttgtatttttagtagagatggggttttgccatgttggccaggctgttctcgaactcctggcctcaagagatccacctgcttcggcctcccaaagttctgggat
This genomic stretch from Homo sapiens chromosome 14, GRCh38.p14 Primary Assembly harbors:
- the PTGR2 gene encoding prostaglandin reductase 2 isoform 5 (isoform 5 is encoded by transcript variant 12), producing MIVQRVVLNSRPGKNGNPVAENFRMEEVYLPDNINEGQVQVRTLYLSVDPYMRCRMNEDTGTDYITPWQLSQVVDGGGIGIIEESKHTNLTKGDFVTSFYWPWQTKVILDGNSLEKVIYI